Within uncultured Roseibium sp., the genomic segment TTGCCTTAAAAAGCCAATTCCTGTGTTCATTGCCAGGGTCTTTCGGGATCAAGGTGTTGATCTCAAATATTCAGAAACACCATATTTGGCAGGAACAAATCAAAAACCCTGCAAAATAAGTGATTCGTCGCGGTTCTGTTCCCAGTTCGTCCAGTCGTTAAATCATAATGAATTCATTATTGTATTTGCATTTACGAAATATCCATGATTGACAGAATTATCAAGCCAAACGGGAAATCCGCCCCCAATTTCCTAACGCCTTGGCCAGATTCAGCATTTTGTATCCTTTCCAGGCTCGTAACCCAGATGTCGTAGAGAACGAATCCTGAATCTCCGCGAGTCGCCGATTCGGTCGAGCTTTGTTCTCGAGTCGTTCCTTTCAGCGGAATTTGAACGGCTCCAATGGCCGAATTTCCCGAGACGCTGTCCTGAAAAAAGACGCGGGACAGGAAACCCATGCCGTGCTAGACCGCGCAGGCTATTCCGATCGGGCCATGACGGCCCGCGATACAGACACAGCCATCTCTCGCCAAATGCCCCGTCCTCACAACATGACGCTCCCGCCAGCTGCCCGATCGAAAACCGTTACCGCGGTTCTCGGGCCGACCAATACGGGCAAGACCCATCTGGCCATCGAGCGCATGCTGGCGCAGCCCTCGGGGCTGATCGGCCTGCCCTTGCGTCTGCTCGCAAGGGAAGTCTACGGCCGGATCGCGGACCGCGCCGGCACCGACGCGGTCGCCCTGATCACCGGCGAAGAAAAGATCCTGCCGAAGTCCGCCCGCTTCTACGTCTCCACGGTCGAAGCCATGCCGCTCGCTCTGGACACGGAGTTCGTCGCCATCGACGAGGTCCAGCTTGCCGGCGATCTGGACCGGGGCCACGTGTTCACCGACCGTATCTTGAACCTGCGCGGGCGCTCCGAGACGCTCCTGCTGGGGGCGGCAACCGTCCGTCCGCTTCTGGAAAAGCTGATCCCCGGACTGAACGTGGTCACCCGGCCGCGCATGTCGGTCCTGGCCTATGCCGGTCAGAAGAAGGTGTCGCGCCTCCCACCCAGGTCCGCCATCGTCGCCTTTTCCTCCGACGAGGTCTACGGCATTGCCGAGCTGATCCGCCGTCAACGCGGCGGGGCTGCCGTCGTGCTCGGATCGCTCAGCCCGCGGACCCGAAATGCGCAGGTAGACCTGTTCCAGAATGGCGATGTGGAGCACCTGGTGGCGACCGACGCCATCGGCATGGGGCTCAATCTGGACGTCGACCACATCGCCTTTGCCGGCAACCGCAAATACGACGGTTATCAGTACCGCCAGCTGACCGCAGCCGAGATGGGCCAGATTGCGGGCCGCGCCGGGCGACACACCCGCGACGGCACCTTTGGCGTCACCGGCCGCGTCGATCCTCTGGACGACGATCTGGTGGAACAGATCGAGAATCACCATTTCGGCGCCCTGAAAGTGCTGCAATGGCGCAACAGTCATCTGGATTTTTCATCCACGGCGGCTTTGCGCCGGACCCTCGACAGGCCTCCGAACGAGGAGGGTCTGGCCCGCGCGCCCACCAGTGAGGACATCACCGCCCTTGAGAACCTTTTGCGCGATTCCCTCATTCAGGACCTGGCAAAGGGCCAAAAAGCGGTCGAATTGCTCTGGGATGTGTGCCAGGTGCCGGATTACCGCAAGATTGCGCCGGCCAATCATGCGGAACTACTGAACACGATTTACACCCATCTGATGCAGGACGGCGCGATTGCCGATGACTGGTTCACCCGTCAATTGGCCTTCGCAGATCGCACCGATGGTGATATCGACACCTTGGCAAACCGGATAGCTCATATCCGGACCTGGACATTTGTCGCGAACCGCCCCGACTGGCTGGCCGATCCGGCCCATTGGCAGGGGGTGACGCGCGATATAGAAGACAGGCTGTCCGATGCCCTCCACGATCGCCTGACACAAAGGTTCGTGGATCGGCGCACAAGTGTTTTGATGCGACGTTTGAGAGAGAACGCCATGCTGGAAGCGGAAATTACATCGAGCGGTGATGTGCTCGTGGAAGGTCAGCACATCGGGAATCTGCTTGGCTTCCGGTTTGCACCCGATTCATCGGCCGAGGGCCAGGACGAGAAGGCGGTGCGCGCTGCCGCCCAAAAGGCCCTGACGACGGAAATCGAAAACCGCGCCGACAGGCTGTCGCGGTCTGAGAACGGCGACTTCATTCTGGCGGCCGACGGTTCGATCCGCTGGCGCGGCGAGGCCGTCGCCAAACTGACCGCCGGAGAGGAAGTCCTCAACCCGACCGTTCTGCTGCTCGCGGACGAACATCTGACCGGCCCGGCAAGGGACAAGGTCCAGGACCGGATCAACCTGTGGATCCGCTCCCAGGTCGAAACCCTGCTGAAACCGCTCACCGACCTGAAGGCCGCCGAAAGCCTGGAAGGCCTCGCCCGTGGCATCGCCTTCCGCATCGTCGAAGGTCTCGGCGTCCTGGAACGCCAGGAAGCAGCCGACGAAATCCGCCAGCTCGATCAGGACATGCGCGCTTCCCTGCGCAAGCTCGGTGTGCGTTTCGGCGCCTACAACATCTATGTCCCCGCGCTGCTGAAACCCGCGCCGAGCCAGCTCCTGGCCCAGCTCTGGGCGCTCAAGCACGGGTCGCTCGACATGGACGGCCTGTCGGAGCTGCCGCATCTTTCTGCGTCCGGGCGAACCTCCATTCCCGTTGACGAGACCATCGACAAGGCACTTTACAAGGTTGTCGGCTTCCGCGTCTGCGGACCGCGCGCCGTGCGTATCGATATTCTGGAACGACTCGCCGACCTGATCCGGCCGCTGATCGCCTGGAAACCGCTGGATGCGGAAGTGGCGCCGCCCGATGGTGCCATTGCCGAAGGTGGCGGCTTCACCGTCACCGTGTCCATGACCTCCCTGCTCGGCTGCGCCGGCGAGGATTTCTCCGCCGTGCTGAAATCCCTTGGCTATCGCCTGGAGACCCGGGAAGTCCAGCGCCCGGCGGCTCCCAAGCCGGCGGAAGCGGAAGCTCCGACAGAAGCCGCAGCTGAAAACGCCGAGGCCACCGAGGAAAGCGGTGAAGCGCCGGTCGCGGAAGCCGCATCGACTGAAACCGCTGGAGCACCGGCGGAAAGCGAAGCAACGGCAGAACCCGCTGCGGTGACGGAAGCCGACGCCCCGACCTCTGAACAAGTCCCCGCCCCTGAAGAAGCCGCTGCCGAAGAACCGGTCAAAGCTCCGGAAGGCGAAGCCGCGCCTGCGGAAGACGCTTCGACCGAGGCAGCCCAGGCCGATACCGGCGAGATGGAAACGGTTACGATCGAGATCTGGCGTCCGGGCCGGTCCGACCGCCGTCCGCGCGGCCGCGGCCAGGACAACCGGCGCGGCGCCGAAGGACGGAAGGGCGCCGGACAGAAACGTCCCGGCGGGCCCAAGGGCAAGGGCGGCAAGCCGCAGCGCGGCGGCAAACCGTTCGAAGGCGGACAGGGACGTCGGGACAAGGCGCCGCAGCGCGATAAGCCGATCGATCCCAATTCCCCGTTTGCGGCCCTCATGGCGCTGAAAAACGACATGGACAACAAGGGAAAGAAGTAGATTCCGGGTGACGAAGCAGTTCCGGCCGGTGCAGCCGGCCTGAGGGTAGACAAGTGGCTTTGGTACGCCAGGGTCGCAAAATCCCGCACGCTTGCCCAGAAAATGGCGACCTCCGGCCATATCCGGATCAACAAGGACAAGATTTCGTCGGCCAGCAAGACAGTGCGGGTCGGCGACGTCCTGACCATCGCTCTGGAACGCCGTGTACTCGTCTTGAAGGTCGCCGCCCTCGGCACACGGCGCGGCCCTTTTGTCGAAGCCCGGAAGCTTTACGAGGATTTGTCGCCCCCGCCACCCCCACGAGAGGCCGCGCCACCGCCGCCTCCGGGACAGCGCGAAGCCGGCGCCGGACGTCCGACAAAGCGCGATCGCAGGCGAATCGACTCCTTCCGGGACCCGGATTGAAACAAAAAACCCGGCATCGCGGTATTTGCAGGTAAGGGTTTTCGCTGAGTGACCTTTTGCACGGCGCGCAACGCTTGCGCTCAATTCATAAAAGGGCTACCCAAATCCCCGAGATCGTTGCGGTACTCCATGAGGCCGCGACACACTGGGATAGCGCGGTCCCGGACCGCCCAAGCCGAGCATGACAGAGGATTGAGATGACATACGTCGTCACTGATAATTGCATCAAGTGCAAGTACACCGATTGCGTGGAAGTCTGCCCCGTCGACTGTTTCTACGAGGGCGAAAACATGCTGGTGATCAATCCGGACGAATGTATCGACTGCGGCGTCTGCGAGCCGGAATGCCCCGCCGAGGCGATTCTGCCCGATACGGAACCGGGTCTGGAGAAATGGATCGAGCTGAACGCCGAGTATTCGGAAAAATGGCCGAATATCACGGAGAAGAAGGACCAGCTCCCCGAGGCGGAAGAATTCGACGGCAAAAAGAATAAGCTGGAAGAATACTTCTCTCCCAATCCTCCGGCCTGATCCCGACGGGAAATTTACCCCCGCCGATTGTTTCCAGACAGATTGAGATTTCCATTTATCGTCCGGTGAAGGGATTTGCGCGGAGGTGCGAGGAGCCTGTAGCCGGGCTCTGGGCAAGCGGCCCGGCGATATGCACGCGTTCATCGTGCGGAAGCTTGCGGCATTGCTTGCCTTTGGCGAACCCGCGGTCGCTCGAATGAGTGGGGGGCGGGCCGGTTTGGCTCAAAGCCGTCAGACTTCGCCCCGACCGTGCAGCCAGCACCGCCTTCGCCAAATCTCACGACCTTGAACCAAGCCGCCACCGGCAGAATGCTTCAGACCAACCGAAAGAGCCTCTAATCGCTTCGGGCTCCTGGGAACAGACTCATAAGATACGGCTTCAAGGTATCTGTCGCGGGAAGCATGGATATCATCCGCTCGATAGAACGACAGACGCCTATACCCGGCCACTCCTCGGTTCAGAAGCGTATCGACAGCCGTGCATTCAGACCGTGATTTTGAGTTTGGCTCGCGAGTCGGCCGGAGTAGGAAAAGTCAAGATCCATGTTCTCGCCAAGGTCTATGCCAAGGCCGGCATCGACTTGCGCCGTGTCTCTTGAGAAAGGCGCTCCAATGACCTTGAACCTGTCACCGCCGGACGCGAACGCCTGGTTGAAGGTGGCATTTTCCTCGCTTGCGTGCTGCCAGGCAACGCTTGCTTTGGCGGTTGCGGTTGCGCCAAACAGATCGAAAGCAGCAGCGGTTCTCAGACCGACCCACAGATAACTCGTGTCGTCGCCCTGACCGGTGGCGGTCAACGCGGCAGAGCCGCCCTTTTCGGTAAATCCGCTGCTTGCCAGGTGAAGCTGTGCAACACCGGCGAAAGGCTCCAGAGTGACACCGCGAACGTCAAACTCATAGCCGGTTTCGGCAAAGACTTGCGTGGAATAGATCTGCTGATCGGATGTGAGCAACTGCGAAAGCGTGCTCGTGGCTCTGACGTCACGGTCCACATCGGCATCGTTGTAGGCAGTCGCGACACCGCCTTTATAGGTCAAGCCGTTCCATGCTCCGCCAGCATAGAAACCAAGATGAAAGCTGTCGGCTTCGGCTTTGGAATTCAGTTGGTTCACCGACACGTCGGTACGGGTGTAGCCTGCCATAACGCCCAGCATGAGGGCTTGCGAGACGGTATGGTCATAGCCGATGAGAAACCCGCCGGTGGTACTGTCGGCATCGTAGGTTCCCCGGTTCGACCCGTAGTGCCCCCAGTTCCCGATCGCGTTGCCCCACAAACCCGAGCCCGAGGAGCCACTGTCCCGGAGCCGCGTCAGGGCCATGTCCCTGGTTAAATCGCTGTCGCTCACCAGAACCGAGCGCAAAGTGGCGTTGATTTCGCCGGAGAGGCTGTCGAACGCCACGCGGGCTGCATTTTTATCGGAAACAGTTGTCACCACGGATTTATAGACCGGATTTGTGTCCCCCAAGGTTTCGATCGCCGCCGCTGTTGCTATTTGGTTGACCGTTTGCGCGGTGGCGACCATATCGATGTTATTGCGAAGAAGCTTCAACTGCACGTCATTGCCCGTTCCGGCCGTGTAGTTCAATGAAGGGTCGAGGAACATCAGATTATCGGTCACGGTCGCGAACGTCCCCACGACTGCGTCGGTGCCATCGTTTTCGATAATGGTAAACGGGCCAGTGGGTCCATAGGCCCAGTGCGCCGCATCCGTCGGAGAGAGCACGAGATCCAAAGTCATGGCGCTAACGTCAACGGCCCCATTGACAATGACCTTGTCGGCGCTTGGCGTTCCGGAGGTGTCTCCGTCGACCTCGATTTCAAGTGTTCCCGAACCGGACAGATCGCCGTTGACCGTCAGGGTGCCGATAGAGTTGCCCGGTGCAATCCGGCCGTTGTTCGTCACGGTTCCCGTTATCGAGCCATGTCCTCCCAGGATCGCACCTTTTGAGACCGATACATCGGCCGCAAGACTTGCGGTCTTTTTGGTAGAGGCCGTTCCGACCACCAGCGAACCGTTTTGCAAGGTCACGCCGCCACCGAGAGTGTTTCCGGCTTGATCGAGATTGAGGGTACCCGTACCGGTCAGCGACAAGTGCTGCGTACTGTTGATGGCCTGCGAAACGGTCAGGCTGCCCCCATCCAGGTTGAGAGAGCTCGAAGAGCCTACTTTCAATTCGCGGATGGTCTTGGCATCGTCACCGGATATCGTCAAACTTCCACCGGTCAGAGCAAACGAGCTGGAAGACGTGAGATTAGCGCCGCCTATCAGCAGTTGACCGCCCAACACCTTCGTTTCACCAGTGAAAGTATACGCACCGATTAGGGAAAGAGACCCCGCACCGAATTTTTCCAGGGACCCGGACCCGGAAATTCCTCCGGAATAATTGCCGTCCACATCCTGGTTGAAGCGCATCGTCGCGCCAGACCCAATGTCGATGTCTCCGAGAATTGAAGTCGTGTTGGCAATCAAAGTCCCGGCCTTGATTGCCGTTCCACCCGAATAGGTATTCGCACCGGTCAGAGTCAGCGTCCCGCTGCCCGACTTCTGCAACCGGCCGCCACCCGAAATCACGTTGGCGTTGGTGGTATCGGACGTTTCCTTAAAGTTCACAACAGCTCCGGAGGAGACCGCGACGTTGCCCCGGATGGAGGAGCTTGAACCCGAAAGGATCCCGCCTTCGATGGCCGTTCCGCCCGAATAGGTGTTGGCGCCCGTCAGGCTCAGCGTCCCGCTGCCCGACTTCTGCAACCGGCCGGCACCCGAAATCACGTTGGCGTTGGTGATATCGGACGTTTCCTTAAAGTCCACAACAGCTCCGGAGGAGACCGCGACGTTGCCCCGGATGGAGGAGCTTGAACCCAACAGGACCCCGCCTTCGATGGCCGTTCCGCCCGAATAGGTGTTGGCGCCCGTCAGGCTCAGCGTCCCGCTGCCCGACTTTTTCAACCGGCCGGCACCCGAGATCACGTTGGCGTTGGTGATATCGGACGTTTCCTTAAAGTCCACAACAGCTCCGGAGGAGACCGCAACGTTGCCCCGGATGGAGGAGCTTGAACCCAACAGGACCCCGCCTTCGATGGCCGTTCCGCCCGAATAGGTGTTGGCGCCCGTCATGGTCAGCGTCCCGTTGCCCGACTTTTTCAACCGGCCGGCACCCGAAATCACGTTGGCGTTGGTGATATCGGACGTTTCCTTAAAGTCCACAACAGCTCCGGAGGAGACCGCAACGTTGCCCCGGATGGAGGAGCTTGAACCCAACAGGACCCCGCCTTCGATGGCCGTTCCGCCCGAATAGGTGTTGGCGCCCGTCAGGCTCAGCGTCCCGCTGCCGGTTTTTTTGAGACCACCCGCCCCTCCGATGGAAGCAGCATGGGTCGTATCGGCGGTCTGGTCGAATTGCAGGGTCGCCCCGCTCGAGATGGTTGTTGCGCCGGCAATACTGCCGCCTTGAAGCTTCAGAACACCCGAGGACACCGTCCAGCCCTTTGTCGAGGCAGTTGTGCCGGTTAACGTC encodes:
- a CDS encoding helicase-related protein, which translates into the protein MPRPHNMTLPPAARSKTVTAVLGPTNTGKTHLAIERMLAQPSGLIGLPLRLLAREVYGRIADRAGTDAVALITGEEKILPKSARFYVSTVEAMPLALDTEFVAIDEVQLAGDLDRGHVFTDRILNLRGRSETLLLGAATVRPLLEKLIPGLNVVTRPRMSVLAYAGQKKVSRLPPRSAIVAFSSDEVYGIAELIRRQRGGAAVVLGSLSPRTRNAQVDLFQNGDVEHLVATDAIGMGLNLDVDHIAFAGNRKYDGYQYRQLTAAEMGQIAGRAGRHTRDGTFGVTGRVDPLDDDLVEQIENHHFGALKVLQWRNSHLDFSSTAALRRTLDRPPNEEGLARAPTSEDITALENLLRDSLIQDLAKGQKAVELLWDVCQVPDYRKIAPANHAELLNTIYTHLMQDGAIADDWFTRQLAFADRTDGDIDTLANRIAHIRTWTFVANRPDWLADPAHWQGVTRDIEDRLSDALHDRLTQRFVDRRTSVLMRRLRENAMLEAEITSSGDVLVEGQHIGNLLGFRFAPDSSAEGQDEKAVRAAAQKALTTEIENRADRLSRSENGDFILAADGSIRWRGEAVAKLTAGEEVLNPTVLLLADEHLTGPARDKVQDRINLWIRSQVETLLKPLTDLKAAESLEGLARGIAFRIVEGLGVLERQEAADEIRQLDQDMRASLRKLGVRFGAYNIYVPALLKPAPSQLLAQLWALKHGSLDMDGLSELPHLSASGRTSIPVDETIDKALYKVVGFRVCGPRAVRIDILERLADLIRPLIAWKPLDAEVAPPDGAIAEGGGFTVTVSMTSLLGCAGEDFSAVLKSLGYRLETREVQRPAAPKPAEAEAPTEAAAENAEATEESGEAPVAEAASTETAGAPAESEATAEPAAVTEADAPTSEQVPAPEEAAAEEPVKAPEGEAAPAEDASTEAAQADTGEMETVTIEIWRPGRSDRRPRGRGQDNRRGAEGRKGAGQKRPGGPKGKGGKPQRGGKPFEGGQGRRDKAPQRDKPIDPNSPFAALMALKNDMDNKGKK
- a CDS encoding RNA-binding S4 domain-containing protein; this translates as MRVDKWLWYARVAKSRTLAQKMATSGHIRINKDKISSASKTVRVGDVLTIALERRVLVLKVAALGTRRGPFVEARKLYEDLSPPPPPREAAPPPPPGQREAGAGRPTKRDRRRIDSFRDPD
- the fdxA gene encoding ferredoxin FdxA, producing the protein MTYVVTDNCIKCKYTDCVEVCPVDCFYEGENMLVINPDECIDCGVCEPECPAEAILPDTEPGLEKWIELNAEYSEKWPNITEKKDQLPEAEEFDGKKNKLEEYFSPNPPA
- a CDS encoding autotransporter domain-containing protein — translated: MLSSALVSSAMAAPGDGGGGGYTSLGDKPGTASLTGAGGNATTPNDSRNGGGGGGAGVTGGAGGDSPGGGADGGAGGTHGYSGDGAALESGSISEQGANGGDGVDASNSYSGGGGGGGGGFGAVATGSSSLNVTSGSIAGGAGGAGGDSGGWYSGAGGSGGYGFVLNTTTGTHTIGASVTGGDGGNGGTGDLGSFNDGGDAGDGIFVTGHSSPVTLVIQGTVTGGDGGDGGSVTGSYSSDGGDAGSGVKGRDINVVLTGGAAVAGGAGGTSDTGSAGSNGHAIAFSGGTNSLELQATAGGSIATLTGGISHSGSSDVLKLGGSNNADFALSGLGGTFKGFGSYEKTGTATWTLTGTTASTKGWTVSSGVLKLQGGSIAGATTISSGATLQFDQTADTTHAASIGGAGGLKKTGSGTLSLTGANTYSGGTAIEGGVLLGSSSSIRGNVAVSSGAVVDFKETSDITNANVISGAGRLKKSGNGTLTMTGANTYSGGTAIEGGVLLGSSSSIRGNVAVSSGAVVDFKETSDITNANVISGAGRLKKSGSGTLSLTGANTYSGGTAIEGGVLLGSSSSIRGNVAVSSGAVVDFKETSDITNANVISGAGRLQKSGSGTLSLTGANTYSGGTAIEGGILSGSSSSIRGNVAVSSGAVVNFKETSDTTNANVISGGGRLQKSGSGTLTLTGANTYSGGTAIKAGTLIANTTSILGDIDIGSGATMRFNQDVDGNYSGGISGSGSLEKFGAGSLSLIGAYTFTGETKVLGGQLLIGGANLTSSSSFALTGGSLTISGDDAKTIRELKVGSSSSLNLDGGSLTVSQAINSTQHLSLTGTGTLNLDQAGNTLGGGVTLQNGSLVVGTASTKKTASLAADVSVSKGAILGGHGSITGTVTNNGRIAPGNSIGTLTVNGDLSGSGTLEIEVDGDTSGTPSADKVIVNGAVDVSAMTLDLVLSPTDAAHWAYGPTGPFTIIENDGTDAVVGTFATVTDNLMFLDPSLNYTAGTGNDVQLKLLRNNIDMVATAQTVNQIATAAAIETLGDTNPVYKSVVTTVSDKNAARVAFDSLSGEINATLRSVLVSDSDLTRDMALTRLRDSGSSGSGLWGNAIGNWGHYGSNRGTYDADSTTGGFLIGYDHTVSQALMLGVMAGYTRTDVSVNQLNSKAEADSFHLGFYAGGAWNGLTYKGGVATAYNDADVDRDVRATSTLSQLLTSDQQIYSTQVFAETGYEFDVRGVTLEPFAGVAQLHLASSGFTEKGGSAALTATGQGDDTSYLWVGLRTAAAFDLFGATATAKASVAWQHASEENATFNQAFASGGDRFKVIGAPFSRDTAQVDAGLGIDLGENMDLDFSYSGRLASQTQNHGLNARLSIRF